Below is a genomic region from Candidatus Thermoplasmatota archaeon.
TCTTCAAGCAATACATACTCCAAAGGAATTACTTCTTGTTCATTGTGAAGTTGATTTTTTTCTTCATTTTGCTCACTTGGAACAGGCACGAAACGAGGAAACAAATCTGAAGATATTTTTACACGCGCATATTTCTCCTGGTTTTTTGCATCTCTGATAACGACTGCAAGATTTAAACTTAGATTAGATAAAAAAGGAAAAGGATGTGAAAAATCTAAAGCAAGTGGTGTTAATGTTGGGAAAATCATCTGTTCAAAATATTTTTTCAACGCTGTTTTTTGTTTTTTTGAAAGCTTCTGAACCTTTTTTATATAGATTCCTTCTTTTTCTAAGTCTGAAACGATTTCATTCCAGCAGTTCTCATATCGTTCAAAGAGCTGCGATACCTCTTTTCTGATTGTTTTTAGTTGTTCAGTCGTTGTCATACCATCAAGGGGAACTTTTAAAGCACCTCGAGATAATTGACGTTTCAAACCAGACACCCGTACCATGAAAAACTCATCGATATTACTCCCGCAGATAGCTAAAAATTTTGCTCGTTCCAGTAACGGATGAGTTTTATCGCACGCCTCTTCAAAAATACGTTCATTGAGCCGGAGCCAACTCAACTCTCGGTTAATATACAATGCAGGATCATCGAGTACGTTATCTTGAACGCTGCGTTGTTCTAATTGATCTTCAAGTTCATCAATCGGTATAACTTTTTTCTGGATGAGACTTAACTCAGGATCTTCGTTCATTTTTAATGAATCTCGGTTCATAGTGATCAATACCAACTCTACATACCAATGATAATTTTAAATGTATTGAACATAGTCTATATAGAGATGACATGTATTGAATTTCTGTCTTTTTTTGAATAGTATTGAACAACATCATAAAAATTCCAGGGTTTGCAATCTGCTTTGTTAAACCCTAACTTCCGAGCGCACTCATAGATACTTGTTTTGGTTTCCGCCTCAATTTCAAGAAACGGAGGAATATATGAAAATTCATCCGTGTGAATATCTATCTCACAGAGGATATTATTATATTTGTAACTGATACGGTGCTTATGAACTGTTAATAATTGTTGAAATCCAAGATATTCTAAGATTGTTTTCATATTCTCAAAATCTGAGATTTCC
It encodes:
- the cyaB gene encoding class IV adenylate cyclase: MKEIEVKILEINQKIVEQKLLSLGAQKIFDGLIVTVFFDFPDQRLTKNKNLLRLRKKGSKTLLTLKQSVHDISMKVMQEYEVEISDFENMKTILEYLGFQQLLTVHKHRISYKYNNILCEIDIHTDEFSYIPPFLEIEAETKTSIYECARKLGFNKADCKPWNFYDVVQYYSKKDRNSIHVISI